The DNA segment ATCGAATTCGGCTGCTTCTGAAATAGCTCGATCTCGTCGGCTGCGAATTTCCGATCGATCCCTTCGGCTGTCCTTAGTGTTGTGGAATCGTCGGTTTCACTGATCAGCAACCCCGTAACGGCGTCTCCAGCGTCGGTTACCAGAGTGTACGATTCATAGTTGTGGCTGACCGCTGCGCTGGGATCGAGAATGGAAACGTACATCGCTTCTCGAGACAATTTGCTGCCGATTTCGGAAAGGTCTGGGCCGACATCTTTGCCAGTTCCTTTCACTTTGTGGCATTGGATGCATGTCCCGGTTGTTGCAAACAAGGTTTTTCCATTACCTGCGTTGCCTTTACGCTTTACCAGTTCGGCGATTGTTGGCAGCGGTTGGCTATCGGCGGTCGCGGGTAACTGCAAATGCTCGTCCGCGCTTTTGCGGATCGCATCGTCACGTGAAGAGAGCAGGGCATTGGCTGCGGCAAATTCCAGTTCTTTGGGAAGCTTCTTTGCGATGACCTTTTTTAGAATGCGGCGCTGAGCATCGATACGGTGTCCGATCGCCGTGAGCGCGGCGACGCGGAGGGCCACCGGTTGGGCGTTGTCGTCGATCAAAGGCATCAGGAGTGGCAGACATTGCTTCCCTCCGGTGCGGCCAATGAGCTTCAACGCGGCGATCGCTTCCTCCTGATTTTCCGACGCGATACGCTGTTCCAGTAGGTTTTGCTTATTTAACGTAAACAGGATCGACGCGGCGCGAACGCCTGCGGTGTCATCAGGATGTTTCACCGCAAAGTCAGCCAAGTCGTCTGCCAATCCGATCAGTTTGAATCGTTCGATTAGGGCGAGGCCTTGTTCGGATCCAAAGTCAGCTTGCACGTACCGCAGCACGGCGGCTTTCGCTGGCGGAGAGGATTCGATGTCAAAGTTCTGCAGACGCGTGACCGCCTCGACAACCATTTTGTCTTTGGCGGTCACTTCCTGCGTCTGCATCGCCATCGTGACATCGCTGGCAATCCCGACAAAGCATCCTAAAACGATCGCGCAAAATCGACCTTTCAGTCCGCTGTGATGCGACACGCTGCGAAACTTCGGCATCAATAGTTTTCTCATTACAGTCCCAGTAGTTTTAGCAAAGCCGCTTCTTTGGCAGGTCCCTTATGGAAATCGAAAGCACGCATGTATCGTGCTTGCTCGGCTTCCTTCAGGTTCGGATCTTGCAAGATTTTGACCAGTAAGGGGAGCGATTTGTCGGAGCGAAGTCGCCAAACAAGGTCTCGGCCTGCTGGGGTGTTCCAGTTTCCGTCGACCATCTCCATCCAGGCATCAAAACAAGCATCGTCCCGTCCGGATGCAGCGATCCCGAGGGCTTCCAGGTACCAGCGATCTTTGCCGTCGTATTGAATCGCAAGGTCTGCCCACCATGTTGGCATCTGATCCGACGCATTCCCTCGCAGGGCGATCAGAAGTTCGCGGCGCACCTGTGGTGAGGCATCGTTTATTGTTCCGCCAAGATAGGTTTGTGTGTCCAGTTTCAATTGCCGAGCGAGACGAATCGCGACGATTCGCAGATTGGAATCTTTATCGGCCAACGCCATTTGCACGGCTTGGTTCCCATGCCCTTCGATTTTGCCAAGCAGCCAAAGTGCGCGAGCTCGATAGATTGGGTCCGCCGACTCCGCCATCTTCAGCAGTGCAGGGACGGCCTTCTCGCCCATCGCGTGCAGCGATTGCCAAGCTTGAAAACGAGCTGCCGCGTTCGGGCTGTGCAAGCCGACGATGGCCCCGTCAACGGTCGAGAAATCGAACGCGGGAACCTTGTAAGTGCCATCGTGGTCATACGGGGTAATCCGGAACAGACGTCCCCGTTCTAGGTCTCCCATTCCGTGTCCACCAACGCCGGGGTCGTACCAGTCGGCAATGATCAGCGATCCGTCGGGAGCGATTTTGACATCGGAGGGGCGGAACCATTTGTCGGTTGTCCCGGTCAGGATGTTGCGAATGGTTGCTGTGTATCCGGCTTTGTCTTTTGCCAGAATGTAGCTGCGGCAGACGTTTGGTCCAGCGTCACAGTGCAGCA comes from the Roseimaritima multifibrata genome and includes:
- a CDS encoding c-type cytochrome — protein: MPKFRSVSHHSGLKGRFCAIVLGCFVGIASDVTMAMQTQEVTAKDKMVVEAVTRLQNFDIESSPPAKAAVLRYVQADFGSEQGLALIERFKLIGLADDLADFAVKHPDDTAGVRAASILFTLNKQNLLEQRIASENQEEAIAALKLIGRTGGKQCLPLLMPLIDDNAQPVALRVAALTAIGHRIDAQRRILKKVIAKKLPKELEFAAANALLSSRDDAIRKSADEHLQLPATADSQPLPTIAELVKRKGNAGNGKTLFATTGTCIQCHKVKGTGKDVGPDLSEIGSKLSREAMYVSILDPSAAVSHNYESYTLVTDAGDAVTGLLISETDDSTTLRTAEGIDRKFAADEIELFQKQPNSIMPQDLQRLLTVQQLVDIVEYTMTLKK